One Anoplopoma fimbria isolate UVic2021 breed Golden Eagle Sablefish chromosome 2, Afim_UVic_2022, whole genome shotgun sequence DNA window includes the following coding sequences:
- the vps33b gene encoding vacuolar protein sorting-associated protein 33B, with translation MAHSARRDCPELPDFSLLKRLARDQLIYLLEQLPGKKDLFIEADLMSPLDRIANVSTLKQHEVDKLYKVEYKPVVSTSDQLCFLIRPRIQTVKWICDVANADKAVGKFRRYKIIFTPQKFYACEAVLEEQGILGDVTTDEWSFYLLPLDEDIISLELPEFFRDNFLAGDQRWVRTAGSALHLLHSLYGPFSKVYGIGRCSKMAYESWREQVEEGEQRARQAEIGKVFLIDRDVDFVTPLCSQVVYEGLVDDIFRIKCGCVEFGPDVTSSDKSIKVMLNSQDKVFNEIRNEHFSNVFGFLSQKARNLQTAYDKRRGMDIKQMKTFVSEELKGLKQEHKLLSLHIGASESIMKKKTKQDFQELLKTEHSLLEGFEIRESISFLEEHISRQVSMIESLRLLCLLSITENGLLPKDYRSLKAQYLQSYGADHLLTFANLKQLGVLVEQPPGETLTAMESKVGKLVNDKTAGKLSDAFSSLARKSNFRALSRKLNLVPKSDEEYDLRVPRDMAYIFSGAYVPLSCKLVEQVLERDGWTGLEEVTKLLNGHEFAVTGSNGADSKAKSDAQRIILVMFLGGCTFSEISALRFLGREKGYKFIVVTTAITNSSRLIESLLGNNV, from the exons ATGGCTCACAGTGCCAGGAGAGACTGCCCGGAGCTGCCAGACTTCTCTCTGCTCAAGAGGCTGGCCAGAGATCAGCTCATCTACCTGCTGGAACAG CTGCCGGGGAAGAAGGACCTGTTCATCGAGGCGGACTTGATGAGCCCGCTGGATCGTATTGCCAATGTGTCAACACTAAAG caaCATGAAGTCGACAAACTCTACAAAGTGGAATACAAACCTGTTGTCAGCACCTCAGATCA GCTCTGTTTTCTGATCCGGCCAAGAATTCAAACTGTCAAATGGATATGTG ATGTGGCCAATGCAGACAAGGCTGTGGGAAAATTTAGAAGATACAAGATCATCTTCACTCCTCAGAAG TTCTATGCGTGTGAGGCGGTGCTGGAGGAGCAGGGGATCCTTGGTG ATGTGACCACTGATGAGTGGTCTTTCTATCTCCTTCCTCTGGACGAGGACATCATCAGTCTGGAGCTGCCGGAGTTCTTCAGAGACAACTTCCTG GCGGGGGACCAGCGCTGGGTGAGGACGGCCGGCAGCGCTCTGcacctcctccactccctctACGGCCCGTTCTCCAAGGTCTACGGGATCGGACGGTGTTCCAAG ATGGCCTACGAGTCGTGGAGGGAGCAGGTGGAAGAGGGAGAACAAAGAGCTCGTCAAGCTGAAATAGGAAAAGTTTTTCTCATTGACAGAG ATGTGGACTTCGTCACTCCTCTGTGCTCACAAGTCGTCTACGAGGGACTCGTGGATGATATATTTAGAATCAAATGTG GATGTGTGGAGTTTGGACCCGATGTTACGTCCTCtgacaaaagtataaaagtCATGCTGAACTCTCAGGATAAG GTCTTCAACGAAATCAGAAACGAGCATTTCTCCAACGTCTTCGGCTTCCTCAGTCAGAAAGCCAGGAATCTCCAGACGGCGTATGAT AAGCGTCGGGGGATGGACATAAAGCAGATGAAGACGTTTGTCTCAGAGGAACTTAAAGGGTTGAAACAGGAGCATAAGCTGCTCAGCCTAC ACATCGGAGCCAGTGAATCGAttatgaagaagaagacgaagcaGGATTTTCAGGAGCTGTTGAAGACTGAACACT CTTTACTTGAAGGATTTGAAATCCGTGAAAGCATTTCTTTCTTAGAGGAGCACATCAGCAGACAG gTCTCCATGATAGAAAGTCTGAGGCTGCTTTGTCTTCTGTCCATAACGGAAAATG GACTTCTGCCAAAAGATTACCGGTCGTTAAAAGCACAATATCTACAG AGCTATGGAGCCGACCACCTGCTCACATTTGCCAACCTGAAGCAGTTGGGGGTGCTGGTGGAGCAGCCGCCGGGGGAGACGCTGACCGCTATGGAGAGCAAAGTGGGCAAACTGGTCAACGACAAAACCGCAG gaaagcTGAGTGACGCTTTCTCTTCTCTCGCAAGGAAAAGCAACTTCAGAGCCCTGAGCCGAAAGCTCAACCTG GTGCCAAAGTCGGATGAAGAGTATGACCTGCGTGTCCCCAGAGACATGGCCTACATCTTCAGCGGCGCCTACGTCCCTCTGAGCTGTAAACTGGTGGAGCAG GTGTTGGAGCGAGACGGTTGGACGGGGCTTGAAGAAGTCACCAAGCTGCTAAATGGACATGAATTCGCTGTTACAG gCAGCAACGGAGCGGATTCAAAAGCAAAGAGCGACGCTCAGAGAATCATCCTGGTCATGTTCCTCGGCGGCTGCACCTTTTCTGAGATCTCAGCTCTACGCTTCCTCGGCAGAGAGAAAG gTTATAAGTTCATCGTGGTGACGACTGCGATCACAAACAGCTCAAGACTCATCGAGTCTTTGCTCGGCAACAACGTATGA
- the hddc3 gene encoding guanosine-3',5'-bis(diphosphate) 3'-pyrophosphohydrolase MESH1, which translates to MSSDTVLLVETVNFAAEKHRSQRRKDPEGTPYINHPIGVARILSHEGGVSDIEVLQAALLHDTVEDTDTSLEELEAKFGPVVARIVQEVTDDKSLNKQERKRQQVEHAPHCSRQAKLVKLADKLYNLRDLNRSTPAGWTAERVQEYFVWAREVVRGLKGTHSALEAKLEELFRQRGIQL; encoded by the exons ATGAGTTCAGACACAGTTTTATTAGTAGAGACGGTGAATTTCGCGGCGGAGAAGCATCGCAGTCAGCGGCGCAAAGACCCGGAGGGGACCCCGTACATCAACCACCCCATCG GAGTCGCGAGAATCCTCAGCCATGAAGGAGGCGTCTCAGACATCGAGGTTTTACAA gcTGCTCTGCTTCACGACACGGTGGAGGACACGGACACGTCTCTCGAAGAGCTCGAGGCCAAGTTCGGACCGGTCGTTGCTCGTATCGTTCAGGAGGTGACGGACGACAAAAGCCTGAACAAACAGGAGAGGAAACGTCAGCAGGTGGAGCACGCGCCTCACTGCAGCCGGCAAGCCAAACTGGTCAAACTGGCTGATAAACTGTACAATCTGAGGGACTTGAACCGCAGCACACCAGCCG gttGGACAGCCGAGCGGGTGCAGGAGTATTTCGTTTGGGCCCGTGAGGTGGTGAGAGGCCTGAAAGGAACACACTCCGCTCTGGAGGCGAAGCTGGAGGAGCTGTTCAGACAGAGAGGGATCCAGCTCTGA